From the genome of Rhipicephalus sanguineus isolate Rsan-2018 unplaced genomic scaffold, BIME_Rsan_1.4 Seq80, whole genome shotgun sequence:
TGGGAAGCTGACtatcgccttcaagtgttacagagagtgTAACATGGTGCAGGACTTCTTCCGAGTGCGTAGCACTTTGGGAAGCCGGTTTGTCGTCTATCCACTGCCGCATGTCgcgtggtcacgcagtggtcagtACAAGCCTAAGACAAGgataacaatgctcaaaaccagtgcaaaataaactaacgaggtctaaaatattataaactacagaaataactaaGAATTAAACAAAATGATTTACCTAAAATCGGGGGAAAACGCTTCTCAAACATCCTGCTGATACCCGCGACAGGCggtggcaagcgcgcgattgccaagggcatcgctgggttgcccgtgctgcgcactgcctcaggtttcacggtagaagagctgcattaagcgcaggacttagaactacaccagggcctGCAGAAGGACGACGTTAGCCCAGGATTTAGCGCACGATTTAGAACTGCACCAAGACCTACATTAGCGCAACATTAACCGCAGAATTTTTTCGTACAAGCGCAAACACGTTGAAGACAACTTTGTCTCACTGAAACAACTAAACATTTTGCTATTCAAATAATAGTCACTTTTCTGTTGACCGGAATCTTTCTTTAGTGAAGCTGTACCGTATTCGCAAATGTGCCGCAGGTAGTGTAATATTTCCTTATATTGCACTACTACGTTTCTCATGAGCATTAGCATTGTGCTTGCGAACACCATGATGTGAACTCGTACAAACTAGCCTACGTGGTCTACCATGGCTAGGCGAAAAATTGAAGTCAGAACTGAAATCATTGTCAAACGGTGCATTCGATATAAGCCATCGTCACGTGAAACCCGACTCCCACAAAAGTAAAGTCGGCATAAACAATGAGAGCTAACGCCACTACCAGGATTTACGGAACTAGATTAGATCTTAAGTGTTACTTaaatactaaaaaaagaaaaaaaagtgaatgcCCATTCAGATGCGCTATTTACTCATAGCTGCACGTTACGATCAGTGTCGTGTTATCAGTCACGCGCTGATTCTCATGTGACCGCTACATTACTACGCTTTTGAGCCGATAAAAGCAGAAGAATGGGAATATTTCTATCCATCGCTGGCATAAAACGCCTGCTGCTGTCGTTCGAGAAGTCACGTTGTTGTTATCATCTCCAGAATTGTAAGAGGAGATCAATGGTAAAATGCTGGTAAGTTCTAGCCCAACGACAAGATTATGCCATGCTCTGGGACATTTGACAGTGAGTAAGATCCAACAATATGCAGCAATACGAGCTGGACTTCTTGTAAATCAAAGCTGTGAGGACGACTCCTCACCAAAGTCCAAAGCAGTGATCTGCCGTAAACCTTACGTAAAGACACAGCGAGGCTATGCCAGTTTTTCATTCAGCTAAAATACGCATTGACGTTGAAGTTATTATCATTTAAAACTTTTCGAGATAGTATGCAATTAAAGCTCTTCAACTTTCTTTTTTAATTGGTAAAAAGACTGCCATATTATTCTAGACCATTATTAGAACGCCGGTTTAAGTATTAGTTACACCAGttgtctcaaactcacctcagctagcgggccgcagccgcgaaatttattcccgcaagggccgggacactGAAGAAGGTTGAAGACGGGCGGAGGGGAAGGGGTGAACAAAATGTCAACTGACGCAGCCTGACACAGACAGAACTAATTTCCCGTATTCCTTCTCAATAAAAGAAAGCACGTTTAAAAAAACTATGCGACAAAAACTGCTTGATTGTGAAACGCGTATCCCCTTGCATCTCTATCATTCAAGAATGCAGCGCGTGCCGCGAATGatgttttaaattcgaagcatttcttagggaaccaaTGTCACTCTgaccgtttatatctatctatctatctatctatctatctatctatctatctatctatctatctatctatctatctatctatctatctatctatctatctatctatctatctatctatctatctatctatctatctatctatccgcctacgcgtGGAGCTTCTCGTGgttgtctccttaacttggtgtgcaCCAAAATTGCCATAGGAGGACGTGAGCATATGACGGACAAGATTCGTAGGtcatatgacatgaataacgcgacttCCCTATCACGTACGTGATGAAAATCTTTTCaccagccacgtgtggcacatacccgcatatcgctTCTCTTGGTATGCCTGTATGCGCCGCGAATACTTCCGAAATCTTGAAGCGACATCGTGAAGGAGCCCGTGCCGTAGAAAATGCGGAGCCGGCGTCGGTGGCGTTGTCAATGGGTGAAACATTCATATAGAAGTAAAGAATGAAAAATCGCGGGCAGATTGccctaagttgcgcaaagcttggcacagcgaagcacgggcccgttgcCGCTCGTACCCCCCGTCGACCatcacgtctagcttcgagattcCCGGCTTCCTTCTCAGgtgtacgcagccaggctatggaCGGAGGTTGCGCACGATGTCTCCATAGGTGGGCGCGGctcagctactgcgcatgcgcggtctGGACAGGTGATGCGGTTTctagtcgctagacgacgcgatgcttgcttcctctttctttctatcttttctctccctctacttctttctctctctttcgatgatgttctctctgcctctctctctttttcgttctgtattttttctttttctcattctttctgcgctacctttactctctcccctcttactttccctcctcctcaccatgacgtctctcctcctcacactcacttccctttcccaaccccttgctacactatactagcgctagtcctgtttcagcTGTCTCGTCCGTGTAGTTTTCGcgctgcttttagatgcgaagcatcttatggcggagttcaatccggtggtggtggtggtgtgcggcgtgaccacccttactgcgcatgcgcaaaccctctccacacaccttctctccacaGACCTCTTCACcactctccctcctcctctcctcccctctctacttccctgctcttctccccctctccactgcccctctccactccttctTTCCACTTTCTCcgtctccacttccctctcccctccccctttccacattggccctctccactccccctctgaaacgcgggctcgacatgccgaaacgctgtttcgcatcgcctcatggtaccctttagcgggagatggtgcgagtTTTTTTACTATgaacactatactatacaatgccatgctatgctcttctagcgtgcctggatagccgagtggttaaaacgctcgccttcgggtcgagGCTGTGTGGGTTCAAATCCTGCGTCCTGAAGAATTTCTTTCCGGCAAAATTTTTTATCgttttttatatctttctctgaCTCTGTTtgtccctctctttctttcgttctctctccctctctctctctctctctctctctatgtactcgttctTAGGTAGCCGCGCAGTGGTACACACCCGTTAAGATGATCATAGTTTTGTGCGATCGACTCACATGGAACGATTTGCTCTgcacttattaaagacgatagtctttcttggggaacttaaacgccgaaattttggtctgtctttctgtctgtccttctgactgtccttctgtctgtctttctgtttgtcggcacgtccctcgattcagccactcggccaaagttgaaccacttgcccaagggccagccatcgtgaacggctgactaggttcatacttgtgtacattgttgatcaaaaagcaaacattacgcatatctgaggcgcaacatcactaggttagtattagacggtgtgttcctttaacagaaaatacatagatacgcaattttaaagaccttgatggtatgcgtttaacgttgagacttaaaagattgccacagctgaagcgatcagcggtccaagccgagcaagcgcgagcgccaacaacaaccgtcttcgtcttcttctttcgcaggcgttcttgtctgcgccctaccatgttacaaatcactcccccgcggaaaaggagccatcctggcgacctaaggaacaggtacaactggtgggtcataatgcggcttcagtcgatcgacgtgaacagactcgcggccgcgacgacggtggttcgtagatgattgaacaggctcaatcatatagttaactggggatgcttaacgtaggacacggtaggggccttcgtacttaggcagtagctttgtggaaaggccaggagcggaggagggaacgcgaagccacaccaacgtttcaggcgaatacgactgaggaggcaggttttcgtcgtgacggtcctcctggccctactcgccctacaatgttacaaccctagtttcgtaaggtgagctgaaaatgcgactgcgctgaaacttgtcttcctccgtgccccctgcacaagttcatgttgtgtttcggtttcggttcagtattgcattgtacgaatgacagggggcgccgctctggcattcctgttttacccaggcgacgtgtaaagtttgtggagagtactcgttgagtgctgacgtttcttctccttcggcgcatcgcgccaaacagcgtgttcgggctggacggcgtccccaccggtcgcgttggtcaccgccggtcttcgcctgccgctgcgtcgggactaccagcccgcaacacagcactcatgtttcccgacgtattgccagatggcccatatctcacgcagcgcctcttctatcgtctttagacgacatttgcagcgaagcacgcagatacgcggccaattttttttttaaatccaatATAATTTCCTCGCCTTACAGCtcttcccccattttttttttttcctgccacatacCAGTCACCCAAATGTCGCTTCTGCCATGTCCAGATAGCAGATCTCTCGCATATCATGTGGCAGTGTCCCATGAAAGCTCCCGCCCGCACTCTCAAACCATTAATTAGTAGTGAGGAGCTGTGGGAGACTGCCCTGCGCAGCCCCGATCCCACCCTCAAGGACagagtcctgaggtgggctgaggagaTAGCGGAGGCCTACCACGACTGGTAGTCTGACGTTATGCCCCATGAAGTGGTGGCGGACGCttactgggactggatcacagacctccctctctcctctccggCTCCTCCCTTTCCTTAAAAAGGGAAGtaaagtttcttcactcactcactaaacagcttcgctgtcaaaaacACGGctcaagccggaatcgaacccggcaTAACGCATGGCAGTCAAGTGCAGTCAAGTGCAATTTTACCACAATGCCAcgtcagtgcttcaaactgcgtcTGAAGAAGATACTACAAAAGCGTCATAGTCAGGACAAAGCCAACTGTGGTTAAAGCGCTAGCTGTGCGCTTCTATATATATGCCAATGTAATAAACATCACTTATGTACAGCTATGACTCAGCAAGGTAGAGTCAAGCGTTGTGCGAATACGTTTACGGACGCTACCTATGATATAAACATCGTCACACGGTATCGTGCATTTCgtggcgataaaactgacgtctctgctctaacgtgagtgccgacttTACGTGGGATCCTGACTTACCCTCGCACCAGCGTACTCACCCTACTTGATGAGCGCACGATTGTGCACAACTGCTCAATTTACACAATGACGTCGATCACCTCGTAACCCTTGCATCAAAGAAAGAAGATCCAGCGTAGGCAGCTGCTGCCTCCCCTGAAATTGATTCCAACAATGCGGGGGATCTGCCCACCTTTTTGCAATGAAACGCTTGTATTGTTACTTACTGAAAATGCTTAAAACTTTTGGTATCTAATCAATGGGTCTAAAGACAACGAAATTTCGTACACAATAGTGACGGTGCCCTGTTCCACTTTTACAGAGTAGTTCTAAATGAAATGTTTTCCATATCTTTTTCGAAAGTGTTGAATGTTTGTCAATTGTTAATTGAGTGTTGTGCAATAGATCCTGTGGTTGTATAGATTCTTTAGGTGCGTTTCACGTCGTCAAATGCTTGAAATTGCGTTTTTCATGCGAAACGGACGCTGTTAACTCGAAATCTTTGAACAATACTGCAGTGTGCACATGTTTTATATTAACAGAAATCTTTACGCAGTCAATCGTTTCTGGCCAGTTACTGGCGATGGGAATGCTAGACATGGTGCCACTCTTCAAGTCTGGTCACGCTCATTCATGTCTAAACTACAGACCTACATTGTTAACAGGTATTTCTTGTAAACTATTAGAACATATAATTTACTCATGGTTTGTTACATTTCCTCGAGTATAATGCATTCTTTACGACTAAACAGCCCGGGTTTCCTAAATAATTTTCATGTGAGATGCAACTACCTGGCTTAGCCGGTGAACTTTTCGGCTGCTTCTGACAAAGGGCGTTCCGTCGACTGCATAATCTTAAATTTCCAAAAATCGTTTCACTTTGGCTCTCGTTCATGACGACGCTTAAAATTAGGCATAGGCAAAATAAACATTGACCGAAAGAGTTTAGCGTGGATTGCAAACTTTCTAACGGAACGCAGTTCTCGATGTCCAATAATTTTGGTTCCTTGTAATTGTCCAGCTACGACCAATGCGTCGCAAGGTTTTGTCCTGCGCCCACTTTTATTTTCAATCTGTACTAACGACTTGGCTAGAGTTGTTCAATCATACTGTCAGGTTATACGCCGATGAATTTGTGATTTATCGCGTAATGTCATCGGATACCGAACCTGCAGCATTTCAAACTGATCACAACGCTATGACAAGGTGGCGTAACGCATAGAAAATGAATATGAACTTAAAAAAGTAGTTATAAGAATCTCCCGACAGTCTGTTACTTGTAAAACACCTGTTTATGACAGCCATGGTCTTGTACCGGTGATATAATTTTATGAAAGTGTCTGGCAGTTGCCCTAACTGCTAACCTATCTTAGCAAACCCATATTTGATGCTAATTGCACGTCAGTTTACTTACGCCGTAACTTTTCAAAGGCACCATAATTTCTTAAATTAACATTATATGGAACTTTTCTAAGGTATAAGCTTGAATATGCATGTGCGGTGTGGGATCGATCCAACTACAGCATTTCTCATTAACCAACTAGAATGCGTACAGCACTGCAGTGCGCGTTTCATTTTAAGAAATTATTCCAGTTTCTCCATTGTGTCATCCGTTAGACATATTCTAAAACTCCCTAACCTTTCTCTCAGCAAGTTAGTGTCCTGTTTATCATAATTCTACAACATTTATCAGTTGAAGATTATGGCTTGTACTAGTAGATATTTATTATATTGTTTTATCTACCACTCCTTCCTGTAACGCTATCGAGCATTGAAGGTACTGAAAAATATACAGAAAcatatacataaataaattaaggTGGCTAACTTGCCGATTTTCACATACGGTGAGCAAACGTGATATTCGTTTCACCGGAACTACAAGGCTATGAACTCATGTGTCTGCCCTATAAGAGTTCACGGTCATACAGTTACATCCTAATTGGGCAGAAAAGGGCAACAAACAAGAGGCAGAAGCAAGAACACACAACACGTGCACAGCCTCAGTTCTCGCCTCTCTCCCTTGTTTCTTGCTCTTTCCTGTCTAGGGTTGGAATATGAGATTGTACGCTATTCAACACTTTTTAGTTATATCATAGCGGGGAAATCCAGTTACATTTTTATTTAGTCAACGTTCCCCCCTTTCTTTACTCAGGTCTCATAGAGCGCTCAAGAACGGAACACGATTTTTTTACTGACTGAATCCACTTTTCGATTTATTCCAGCAGCAACATGCACAACATAATCACTGCAGCCTTGCACCTCCACAGCATCTTGGTACAAGATGAAACGGTTTCACCGTCTTGGATGCGCATAGTCACTCTATCAGTAACTATCATGCGGCGCAATAATAGGAGCCGGGCTTCTGGCACACCTTAGGAGCTTCTGGCTCGAGAAGCTCGCAGGTGAAGTCAAAGAGTTGTCCTTGAGCCTTCTCCTGAATAGTCAAGTTGTGCGCTCCGTTCACCTCTATCCACGGCACGTACTCGATCCGCGGCATGTGGTCGCGCGTCCTCTTTCCCATCTCGTACATAAGCTGCGTACCTTCAGGCCCACTGCTGCACCTGTCCAAGACGCCCCAGTCAGTACCCACCTTCTCGGCACAAGGCTTTCCAGCTTCAGTAGGCTTGTCCTGGCTAAGCATGCAGGCGACGAAATCTAGAAGTTTGCGGGTCGGGTGGACATACTTGACAGCGCACGTCTGCACTTCATTGATGTAGCACTCGTCGGGTCCATGCTGGCAGTCAAATGTGACGGTACCGTTGACGACCTTGATTTTGGCATTACCGAAAGGCAAAATGTCAACGTTAAGATTGTCTTGCAGCTTGACGTACGTTGGGTGTAGTTGGTCCAGGATGAAAAAGTGGCAACCGGAGCAGAGTCCCTCGTAGTATAGCGTGATATTTACGACGTTATCGTGAGATAGGTAACACAGCGCTGGTGAGACAGCAAGGACGATCGTCAGAAGCCCACCTAGATGTAAACGGGAGGATGGCATCTTGGACTAAGTACTTTAGCCACTGTGTGGGTGATCTACTTTAAGGTTGCAGCGGAATATAGTAGTGCTAGAATCAGATGCCACTAACTTATATATGTGCAGGAGCACTGCGTCGCCTCGGCGAGCGCCGTATCAAGGGCCATATCGAAAGTGGCGATAACCAGACGTAGTGCCCTTGGCCATAGTCAGTCCTTTGTGCTAGATATTTCAAAAACAATGTTATCTGCGAAAATGCACGTGGTTTGTGCTCGTGTAAGGacttttttcttgcaatttttcATGACGTCATAAGGTCTTTCAGTGTGCACAATAGAAATGGCAACTTCAATGAGgtgtagggtgtgtccagataagttCGAGCACGAGGTCCAGgccaccattcccgattttgatgaaattaacTGTCGACACAGGTCTTAGGCGCAGAACAATGGtgtcgaagttagttttgcgaaaaaaaagaatgtggttcgcctgaaaaaaatttaTATACATTTTGGTCGCAAAAAtaacttttccgccaatttcgcgatctCTTACTTTTGAGCGCACCTAAGGAAAACGCGGTGCACTTTTTGGTCACGATATTTATTCTcgtcaaagaacaagtgaaacacaatttTATGAGTTCATAATTTCCCTTGCCTGTCTAAGGACGtttgaggaaaaaaatcacaaccATGGCAAAACGTGCAACACACcggtatttcaggaatttattgctgcgaaCAAGTTAAACTGAaaataataaaactcggtacgtATTAACTATGATACTtgtgctctcttttaaaataacttTCGTGGTTTTGCCAAGCTTCTTTTATCTTCAGAATTAGACTGTAACGTAAGTGGTTTATCAAAAACGCCCTAGTTTGAAAAGTTTTCTCAAAAAGAGAATTGTTAATATTTTTCAAAATCTTTCTGATTGAAGTTATTGCGAAATGACTGGCTCCCGAACGGTAAGAGAGGGACGCTTCTTTAATCTACAATCATGGCGAACGGTCCGCCGCTCAGTCCTGTCCCGAGCTCTCGCACACTTCAGCTTTCTCCTCTTCCCTCGGGTGTCGCACGttcttgttgctccgttccggctTATTTTCAACATCATCCGGGGCGGGCCAGGGTGAATCAGAGGCTTCGAGCGCGCAGAGCCTTTGTACCGGGCGATTCACAACAGAACCATTGGCGAGACGAACGGAGCAAGTGCGCACTACATTGTCTCTCCCTGGCAGTAACTCAAGCACTCTGCCCAATTTCCATGATGTCGCCGGTGCAGTGTCTTCTTGCGAGAGCACTACATCACCAACTCGCAGTTTTGTTGTCGGGCATGTCGGGCGATTATGTGCTGACCGCAGCAATAGCAGGTACGCTCGTTTCCATCTCTTTCCAAGTTCCGCTGTTACACGCTGGCGATGACGAGCCTTTCGTTGCAGATCAACCGAGGTATGAGGCTCTGATGTGCAAATCTGTTGCGGCAATGATATGCTGCGTTTACCCATCCAGAAATGCGATGGTGTTAAGGGCTGTAGCTCGTTAGGCTCACTGTCGAGGTAGGTCAGCGGTCTGCTGTTGATCACTGCTTCAATCTCGCACAGTATCGTTGCGAGGGCTTCCACGTTAAGACTGCAGCGTCCAAGCGATTTCTTGAGAGCTCCCTTTGTTGTACGAATGAGacgctcccaccatccgccccaccacGGAGCTCGTTCTGCGATAAACCTCCATTGTATCCTGAGCTCCGCGGCGTACTCTCGAAGAGCAGGTAGCGCAGATCCAAACGACTTAGCACAACTTCGGAACGTCTGGGCGTTGTCAGAGTACACTATTGAGGGTACTCCGCGGCGTGCGACGAAACGACGGAAAGCGAGCAATGTCGTGGCGGTGGTCATGTCCGACGTGAGCTCAAGGTGAACCGCACGTGTAACGGCACACGAAAACAAAAGTATGTAAGCCTTTGTTGAACTGCTTGTTGACTTTGCGTACAGCGGCCCACAGTAGTCAAGTCCAACGACCGCGAAGGGGCTGGTTTCCGTAATTCTCTCGCGTGGAAGTGGGGCCATTGGTGCAGTCTCCACTGTCGTTTTCCATCGTTTGCATATTCTACAGTGAAAAATGATTTTCTTCACTGTTTGGCGCCCTCTTAATAACCAGAAGCGTTCTCGAAGCTCCGTGAGAGTTGCTTCAGCACCACCGTGGATCGTACGCATATGTGCTGCTGAAACAAGCAGGCGGGTGAGCTTATGGTTGCTTGATAACAAAATGGAGTGACGAATGTCCTGTTCAGCATGCAGCTCTTGCAGTCGCCCACCGACGCGAATTAGGCCGTTCTCATCCATAAATGGGCACAAACGAAGCACAGGGGATGTTGAAGGCAACGGCTGGCCTTTCTTGAGCGCACTAACTTCGATCGGGAACGAGTCTTCCTGCAATATCAGCAACCAATAACGTTCAGCTTGAAATAATTCTTCCGCTCTAAGAGGTCCAGGTGCTGATGGGAAGCGTCTTGCGGTGAGGCTGAAACGCTGGATCCATGCAGTTACTCTCGGCAGTCTTGTCAGAGAGCTGTAGTTTTCCAGGGGCACGACGTTTTTGCGAACACTAATGGCGGATGAATAGACAGACGTAGATCCTGTGGACAAGCTTTGATCATTCTTCGGTTGCTCCGGCACATTTAACAGTATATTTGCATTAGATTGGTTGATGTCTATACCTTCGAAAAATCTGGTGTTGTCAGAAAGCCAGGCTGGGCCATTCCACCACTTCGATGATTCGGTGAGGTCAGAGCGTGATAGTCCTCGAGTTATAACATCGGCGGGATTTTCCTTGCTGTTACAGTGAAACCATTGTGAAGGTTTGGTATGCTGCTGGATTTCGATTACACGTTGTGCTACAAATGGTTCTAATTTGGTTGCTGTACTTCTTATCCAGTTTAGCGCCACAAGCGAGTCTGTCCACAAGAAAACAGCGGCGTGCTGGAGAAAAGGGACCCTTTGCACGTAGCGTATAAGCCGCACCGCGATGGTGCATGCTAGGAGCTCCAGGCGAGGAAGCGATACCATCTTCAAGGGGGCAAGTCGGCCCTTGCTGATTAAGAGTCGTGCGAAACATGTGTCGGGTTGCGAGTTCACTCGTACGTAAACGCACGCACCGTATGCTCTGGGACTGGCATCTGCGAAGACGTGCAGCTCAAATGAAAAGGGATCAATGTTGTCTCGTAGGAATATATACCGTGGAATAGTGACAGACGTGTCGGACAAGTCGGAACACCACCTATTCCATTCGGCCTGTTCGTCTTCTGGCATACTGGCATCCCAGGCGAGGTTTTTCTTCCATAGATTCTGGAACACTATCTTCGCCCTTATGGTGAATGGAGTGAGGTAACCAAGCGGGTCGTAAACTCTTGCCAAGGTTTTGAGCGCTGTACGTTTGGTAGCCGGCCTTCCGGCACTGAAGATGGCTGCGTGCTGAGTGCTCAAGAGAAGGCAATCACCCGAACGTTCCCAGGGAACACCCAAGATCTTCATCATATGATTATCTCCAGCTTCATTTTCGATGGCGCAGTTGTCACGTAAGAATCTTTCCTTCAACGCGTCACAATTCGAAGCCCACTTGCGAAGTTCCATGCTTGCCTCGTAGAATattctctttgtttcttcatATACTTTCATTGCCGCCTGCGCGCTTGGTAGCCCGACGATAAGATCATCTACGTAGAATGCGTGTTCCAATAAGGCGACAGTGTCTGGATAGTGGTGCTGACAGGATAACAGGTGATGACGAATTGCAGCGGCCAACAGAA
Proteins encoded in this window:
- the LOC119378357 gene encoding gamma-interferon-inducible lysosomal thiol reductase, with translation MPSSRLHLGGLLTIVLAVSPALCYLSHDNVVNITLYYEGLCSGCHFFILDQLHPTYVKLQDNLNVDILPFGNAKIKVVNGTVTFDCQHGPDECYINEVQTCAVKYVHPTRKLLDFVACMLSQDKPTEAGKPCAEKVGTDWGVLDRCSSGPEGTQLMYEMGKRTRDHMPRIEYVPWIEVNGAHNLTIQEKAQGQLFDFTCELLEPEAPKVCQKPGSYYCAA